In a genomic window of Fusarium verticillioides 7600 chromosome 11, whole genome shotgun sequence:
- a CDS encoding NADPH2 dehydrogenase, producing the protein MAPQTSKLFKPIKVGALDLQHRIVLAPLTRGRADLAGIPATYAADYYSQRATPGGLLITEGTFISHKASGRPFSPGIYSKEQIAAWKHVTEAVHAKGAFILCQLWALGRIAEPDLVPTVLSPGSEPFFEDDDVTRKIPDNFTVMTEAHIDNFVEYYRQAALNAMEAGFDGIEIHGANGYLQSNSNGRTDQYGGSVENRIRFPLHVVDAVCDAIGPDRVGVRMSPFTRFQGMREAKPQSLFVPWAQAIVDAQPRIAYIHAIEPRADGSVDTPEYLRKAENTLAPIREVATRAGVQFIVAGGYTPEKALQDTSETDDLVAFGRHFIHKHFVHLPNPDLPARIKNGWSLTKYDRSVSTR; encoded by the exons ATGGCTCCACAAacctcgaagctcttcaagcCAATCAAGGTTGGCGCCCTCGACCTACAGCATCGCATCGTCCTAGCGCCCTTGACCCGCGGCCGTGCTGATTTGGCTGGTATCCCCGCTACCTACGCCGCGGATTACTACTCGCAGCGCGCTACAC CTGGCGGATTGTTGATCACAGAAGGAACCTTCATCTCCCATAAGGCATCTGGGCGTCCTTTCTCACCGGGCATTTACTCGAAAGAGCAGATTGCGGCTTGGAAGCATGTCACCGAAGCAGTTCATGCCAAAGGAGCTTTTATCCTTTGTCAGCTTTGGGCTCTTGG ACGTATTGCCGAACCTGATCTAGTCCCCACTGTTCTCAGCCCGGGATCTGAGCCGTTCtttgaggacgatgatgttACACGAAAGATCCCGGATAACTTCACCGTCATGACTGAAGCCCACATTGATAATTTTGTGGAATACTACCGACAAGCAGCTTTAAACGCTATGGAGGCTGGTttcgatggcatcgagatcCATGGAGCCAATGGATAT CTCCAGTCAAACAGCAACGGCAGAACGGACCAATACGGCGGCAGCGTCGAAAACCGCATCCGCTTCCCCCTTCACGTCGTCGACGCAGTCTGCGATGCCATTGGACCCGATCGCGTTGGCGTCCGTATGTCACCGTTCACACGCTTCCAAGGAATGCGAGAAGCCAAACCGCAGTCTCTCTTCGTTCCTTGGGCACAAGCTATTGTAGACGCTCAACCCCGCATTGCGTACATTCATGCCATTGAGCCTCGAGCAGATGGTTCAGTAGATACGCCTGAATATCTACGCAAAGCTGAGAATACTTTGGCGCCTATAAGAGAGGTAGCTACTCGTGCTGGTGTGCAGTTCATCGTAGCGGGAGGATACACACCTGAGAAGGCGTTGCAGGATACTAGTGAGACAGATGATCTGGTAGCCTTTGGGCGTCACTTCATTCATAAGCATTTTGTTCATCTGC CCAACCCCGATCTTCCTGCCCGAATCAAGAATGGCTGGTCGTTGACCAAGTATGATCGTTCGGTTTCTACGAGGTGA